The following DNA comes from Symbiobacterium terraclitae.
GCGGCTCGTGTCAATGGCGGCGCCCGGGGCGGTCACGTAGTAGTCGGTCGGCGTGTATACGAGCACGGCGCCCACAATGGCAACAAGGCCCGACAGCAAGAAGAGCCGCCGAACCCACGCATCCAGCTGGCGGAACCACAGGACGACCACCCGCAATGGGCTCCCCCCTCGCCCGCTAGAGCTGATTCTGCAGTTCCTCCCGCGCCTTGCGCACGGCCATCGCCGCCCTCTGGGTGTCGGCCGCGATGCGCTCCAGGTCGGGTTGCGTGCGGGCGAACAGCTCGTCGGCCCACTCCAGGGCGTTCTGCCGGATCTCGCGCGCGACCCGCTTGGCCTGGTCGATCAGCTCATCGGCCTGGGACTGGGCCTCCTTGGTGACGGCGGCCTCGCTGGTCAGCTGCGCCGCCAGCGCCCGCGCCTCGCGCACGATCTGCTCCGCCTGCTCCCGGGTCTCCTGCAGGATCGCCTCCCGGTCCCGGGCGATGCGGTTGGCCTCACGGATCTCCTGCGGCAGGACGTCGCGCATCTGGTCGACCAGCGAGAGCAGCTCGTCGGGATCCATGAGGATCTTGCCGGTAAGCGGCACCCGAGTGGCCTGCGAGACCAGCTCCTCCAGGCGGTCAATCAAGGCCATGATCTCCATGGCGAACCCTCCCAGCTTCAGGCTTGTCGCTTCGAAAACTTCTCCTTCAGCCGCTCTGCGGTGGACGGGGGCACCAGCCCGGTGGTCGGCCGCCCGAAGTAGGCCAGTTCCCGCACGATGCTCGAGGAGAGGTGCGCGTACTCGATGCGGCTCATGAGGAAGCAGGTCTCAATGCGGTCGTCCAGCTGCCTGTTGACAGCGCCCATCTGCCACTCGTACTCGAAATCCTGAATCGGACGCAGCCCCTTCACGATGACCTGACAGCCCTGCTGGCGTGCGAACTCCACCAGCAGGCCGTCGGCGGCGGCCACGGAGACATTGGGAATGTGCTGCGTCGCTTCCCGAAGCATCTGGACCCGCTCCTCGACGGTGAAGAGCGGCGCCTTGCGCGGGTTGGTCAAGACGGCGACCACCACCTCATCGAAGGTGCGGGCCGCCCGCTCGATGATATCCAGGTGCCCCAGCGTCACGGGATCGAAGCTCCCGGGACAGACTGCCTTTGTCACGAATGTTGCCCCCCGGCGTCATGGGTCTGGGCCCGAAAGATGGATAGTACGGTCTCACCTATCACTACTTCCCTGAACTTGTGCAGACCTCCTGCCGCGGCAGGGACGGGATCCTTGCCGTGATGCTCGCAGATCACCCAGCCGTCCTCCGCCAGCAGACCGTGGGCATCGATGCCGGCCAGCGCCTCCGGAACCAGCCCCTGCCCGTAGGGCGGGTCGACGAAGATCAGGTCGAACTTGCGCCCGCGATTGCCGAGATCGACCAGGGCGGCGCGGGCGTCCCTGCGCAGCAGCTCGGCGCGGTCCCTGAGCCCGGTCGCCTGCAGGTTGGCCTCCACCAGCCGCAGGTGTGCGGTCTGCAGCTCGACGAAGACGCAGCGCTCGGCCCCGCGGCTCAGCGCCTCGATCCCCACGGCTCCCGACC
Coding sequences within:
- the coaD gene encoding pantetheine-phosphate adenylyltransferase, translating into MTKAVCPGSFDPVTLGHLDIIERAARTFDEVVVAVLTNPRKAPLFTVEERVQMLREATQHIPNVSVAAADGLLVEFARQQGCQVIVKGLRPIQDFEYEWQMGAVNRQLDDRIETCFLMSRIEYAHLSSSIVRELAYFGRPTTGLVPPSTAERLKEKFSKRQA
- the rsmD gene encoding 16S rRNA (guanine(966)-N(2))-methyltransferase RsmD: MRVITGSAKGRPLKTLKGRDIRPTSDRVKGTLFNIIGPRVVDSRFLDLFAGSGAVGIEALSRGAERCVFVELQTAHLRLVEANLQATGLRDRAELLRRDARAALVDLGNRGRKFDLIFVDPPYGQGLVPEALAGIDAHGLLAEDGWVICEHHGKDPVPAAAGGLHKFREVVIGETVLSIFRAQTHDAGGQHS